From a single Phragmites australis chromosome 7, lpPhrAust1.1, whole genome shotgun sequence genomic region:
- the LOC133923986 gene encoding WRKY transcription factor WRKY51-like, translated as MMTLDLMGGYGRVDEQVAIQEAATAGLHGMEHLISQLSQAGTDERSPPAAVHHQHQENQQQVDCREITDMTVSKFKKVISILNRTGHARFRRGPVVAQSQGPAISESAPARSAPVSRPMTLDFTKSVSGYGKDAGFSVSGASSSFLSSVTGDGSVSNGRGGGSSLMLPPPPGAASCGKPPLSSGARQKRKCHEYAHSENVAGGKYGATGGRCHCSKRRKHRVKHTSRVPAISPKVADIPADEYSWRKYGQKPIKGSPYPRGYYKCSTVSGCPARKHVERDPGDPSMLIVTYEGEHRHSPAGQDPSRPHAPLLELPNH; from the exons ATGATGACCCTGGATCTGATGGGAGGGTACGGGCGGGTGGACGAGCAGGTGGCCATCCAGGAGGCAGCGACGGCGGGGCTGCACGGGATGGAGCACCTCATCTCGCAGCTCTCCCAGGCGGGCACCGACGAGAGGTCCCCGCCGGCGGCCGTGCACCATCAGCACCAGGAGAATCAGCAGCAGGTGGACTGTCGGGAGATCACCGACATGACGGTGTCCAAGTTCAAGAAGGTAATTTCCATCCTCAACCGCACCGGCCACGCGCGGTTCCGGCGCGGCCCTGTGGTGGCGCAGTCGCAGGGCCCGGCCATCTCCGAGTCAGCGCCAGCGAGGTCcgcgccggtgtcgaggccCATGACGCTTGACTTCACCAAGTCGGTCTCCGGGTACGGGAAGGACGCCGGGTTCAGTGTGTCCGGCGCGAGCTCGTCGTTCCTCTCGTCGGTGACCGGGGACGGGAGCGTGTCCaacgggcgcggcggcgggtcATCGCTCatgctcccgccgccgcccggtgcGGCCAGCTGCGGGAAACCCCCGCTTTCGTCCGGCGCCCGGCAGAAGCGTAAGTGCCACGAGTACGCGCACTCGGAGAACGTCGCCGGCGGCAAGTACGGCGCCACCGGCGGCCGCTGCCACTGCTCAAAGCGCAG GAAGCATCGCGTGAAGCATACGAGCCGCGTGCCGGCGATCAGTCCGAAGGTGGCGGACATCCCCGCCGACGAGTACTCATGGCGCAAGTACGGGCAGAAGCCCATCAAGGGCTCTCCCTACCCACG AGGCTACTACAAGTGCAGCACGGTGAGCGGGTGCCCCGCGCGGAAGCACGTGGAGCGCGACCCCGGCGACCCGTCGATGCTGATCGTCACCTACGAGGGCGAGCACCGCCACAGCCCCGCCGGCCAAGATCCTTCCCGGCCGCACGCGCCGTTGCTGGAGCTGCCCAACCATTAA